A stretch of Bradyrhizobium sp. CCBAU 53338 DNA encodes these proteins:
- the leuD gene encoding 3-isopropylmalate dehydratase small subunit produces the protein MDKFTTLEGVAAPLKIINVDTDMIIPKQYLKTIKRTGLGKGLFSEQRYKDDGSENPDFVLNQPAYRNTKVLVAGDNFGCGSSREHAPWALLDFGIRCVISTSFGDIFYNNCFKNGILPIRVSQEDLDKLFDDAERGANATLTIDLPNQEIRGPDGGKVKFEIDPFRKHCLINGLDDIGLTMEKKTSIDTYEEKLKHERAWA, from the coding sequence ATGGACAAGTTCACCACGCTGGAAGGCGTCGCGGCGCCGCTGAAGATCATCAATGTCGACACCGACATGATCATTCCGAAGCAGTACCTCAAGACCATCAAGCGGACCGGGCTTGGCAAGGGGCTCTTCTCCGAGCAGCGCTACAAGGACGACGGCAGCGAGAACCCGGATTTCGTCCTCAACCAGCCCGCCTATCGCAACACGAAGGTGCTGGTGGCCGGCGACAATTTCGGCTGCGGCTCGAGCCGCGAGCACGCGCCCTGGGCGCTGCTCGACTTCGGCATTCGCTGCGTGATCTCGACCTCGTTCGGCGACATCTTCTACAACAACTGCTTCAAGAACGGCATTCTGCCGATCCGCGTCTCCCAGGAAGACCTCGACAAGCTGTTCGACGACGCCGAGCGCGGCGCCAACGCGACGCTGACGATCGACCTGCCGAACCAGGAGATCCGCGGTCCCGACGGCGGCAAGGTCAAGTTCGAGATCGACCCGTTCCGCAAGCACTGCCTGATCAACGGTCTCGACGACATCGGCCTCACGATGGAGAAGAAGACCTCGATCGACACCTATGAAGAGAAGCTCAAGCACGAACGCGCCTGGGCTTAA
- a CDS encoding metallopeptidase family protein: protein MWTDLKAPSLAEMEMTAHDIFERLPAEFRKLCEGLIIRVDDFPTEEVLDEMECESEFDLLGLFQGIGLPQQSFGDVARLPNMVWLYRRPILDYWAEHDESLGHIVRHVLIHEIGHHFGLSDDDMAAIEAQAG from the coding sequence ATGTGGACGGACCTGAAAGCGCCCTCGCTGGCCGAGATGGAAATGACGGCGCACGACATTTTCGAGCGCCTGCCGGCGGAGTTTCGAAAGCTCTGCGAAGGCCTGATCATCCGCGTCGACGACTTCCCGACCGAGGAGGTGCTCGACGAGATGGAATGCGAAAGCGAGTTCGACCTGCTCGGCCTGTTCCAGGGCATCGGCCTGCCCCAGCAGAGCTTTGGCGACGTGGCGCGGCTGCCCAACATGGTCTGGCTCTACCGCCGGCCGATCCTGGACTACTGGGCCGAGCACGACGAAAGCCTCGGCCATATCGTACGCCACGTCCTGATCCACGAGATCGGCCACCATTTCGGCCTGTCGGACGACGATATGGCCGCGATCGAGGCTCAGGCAGGGTAG
- the leuC gene encoding 3-isopropylmalate dehydratase large subunit — translation MSKPTTLYDKIWNDHLVHEAEDGTCLLYIDRHLVHEVTSPQAFEGLRATGRKVHAPEKTLAVVDHNVPTTDRTKPNPDPESIEQIKALAENAKEFGIEYYNEFDKRQGIVHVIGPEQGFTLPGTTIVCGDSHTSTHGAFGALAHGIGTSEVEHVLATQTLIQKKAKNMRVTVDGKLPEGVTGKDIILAIIGEIGTAGGTGYVLEYAGDAIRSLSMEGRMTVCNMSIEGGARAGLVAPDQKAYDFLRDRPKSPKGAAWDAAMRYWEGLRSDEGAHFDHELRLDAAKLPPIVTWGTSPEDVISITGIVPDPDKIADEAKRLSKHRALKYMGLTAGTKITDIKLDRVFIGSCTNGRIEDLRAAAKIAEGKQVAGSVNAMVVPGSGIVKEQAEAEGLDKIFIKAGFEWREPGCSMCLAMNPDKLKPEERCASTSNRNFEGRQGFKGRTHLVSPAMAAAAAIAGHFVDVRDWR, via the coding sequence ATGTCCAAGCCGACCACCCTGTACGACAAGATCTGGAACGACCATCTGGTGCACGAAGCCGAGGACGGCACCTGCCTGCTCTATATCGACCGTCACCTGGTGCACGAAGTGACCTCGCCGCAGGCGTTCGAAGGCCTGCGCGCGACGGGGCGCAAGGTGCATGCGCCCGAGAAGACGCTCGCCGTCGTCGACCACAACGTGCCGACCACCGACCGCACCAAGCCGAACCCGGATCCGGAGAGCATCGAGCAGATCAAGGCGCTGGCCGAGAACGCCAAGGAATTCGGCATCGAATATTACAACGAGTTCGACAAGCGCCAGGGCATCGTCCACGTCATCGGCCCCGAGCAGGGATTTACGCTGCCCGGCACCACCATCGTCTGCGGTGACAGCCACACCTCGACGCATGGCGCGTTCGGCGCGCTCGCGCACGGCATCGGCACTTCGGAAGTCGAGCACGTTCTGGCGACGCAGACGCTGATCCAGAAGAAGGCGAAGAACATGCGCGTCACCGTCGACGGCAAGCTGCCTGAAGGCGTGACGGGCAAGGATATTATCTTGGCCATCATCGGCGAGATCGGCACGGCCGGCGGCACCGGCTACGTGCTGGAATACGCCGGCGATGCGATCCGTTCGCTCAGCATGGAAGGCCGCATGACGGTCTGCAACATGTCGATCGAAGGCGGCGCTCGCGCCGGCCTCGTTGCACCCGACCAAAAGGCCTACGACTTCCTGCGTGACCGTCCGAAGTCGCCGAAGGGCGCGGCCTGGGACGCGGCGATGCGCTACTGGGAGGGCTTGCGTTCCGACGAAGGCGCGCATTTCGACCACGAGCTGCGCCTCGATGCGGCAAAACTGCCCCCGATCGTGACCTGGGGCACGAGCCCCGAAGACGTCATCTCGATCACCGGCATCGTGCCCGACCCCGACAAGATTGCGGATGAGGCCAAGCGTCTCTCCAAGCATCGCGCGCTGAAATATATGGGCCTGACGGCGGGAACGAAGATCACCGACATCAAGCTCGATCGCGTCTTCATCGGCTCCTGCACCAACGGCCGCATCGAAGATTTGCGCGCCGCCGCGAAGATCGCGGAAGGCAAGCAGGTCGCAGGCAGCGTCAACGCCATGGTCGTGCCGGGCTCCGGCATCGTGAAGGAGCAGGCGGAAGCCGAGGGTCTCGACAAGATCTTCATCAAGGCCGGCTTCGAATGGCGCGAGCCCGGTTGCTCGATGTGCCTCGCGATGAACCCGGACAAGCTGAAGCCGGAAGAGCGCTGCGCTTCGACCTCGAACCGCAATTTCGAGGGACGCCAGGGCTTCAAGGGCCGCACGCATCTGGTGTCGCCGGCGATGGCGGCGGCAGCCGCGATCGCGGGTCACTTCGTCGACGTCCGGGATTGGCGCTGA
- the rplS gene encoding 50S ribosomal protein L19, with protein sequence MNLIKQLEQEQFDKLSAGKDIPEFGPGDTVIVNVKVVEGDRTRVQAYEGVCIGRSGGGLNESFTVRKISYGEGVERVFPVMSPMIDSIKVVRRGKVRRAKLYYLRNLRGKSARIVEKTEHAKAVNE encoded by the coding sequence ATGAACCTGATCAAGCAGCTCGAGCAAGAGCAATTCGACAAGCTGTCCGCCGGCAAGGACATTCCGGAATTCGGTCCCGGCGACACCGTGATCGTCAACGTGAAGGTCGTCGAAGGCGACCGCACCCGCGTGCAGGCCTATGAAGGCGTTTGCATCGGCCGTTCCGGAGGTGGCCTCAACGAGAGCTTCACCGTCCGCAAGATCTCCTACGGCGAAGGCGTCGAGCGCGTGTTCCCGGTGATGTCGCCGATGATCGACTCGATCAAGGTGGTGCGCCGCGGCAAGGTGCGTCGCGCCAAGCTCTATTACCTCCGCAACCTTCGCGGCAAGTCGGCCCGCATCGTCGAGAAGACCGAGCACGCCAAGGCCGTCAACGAGTAA
- the trmD gene encoding tRNA (guanosine(37)-N1)-methyltransferase TrmD, with the protein MTNPSPWRATVLTLFPEMFPGPLGVSLAGRALASGLWQIEARDIRASATDRHRSVDDTPAGGGPGMVLRADVLAAAIDAAEIAPDRPRLLMSPRGRPLTQARVAELARGPGPLVVCGRFEGIDQRVIDGRGLEEVSIGDYVLSGGEIAALALIDACVRLLPGVMGKEASGTEESFSDGLLEYPQYTRPQLFEGVPIPEILTSGDHAKVASWRRAQSEALTAARRPDLWAQIPPKTPNRPGRQKTPKNKTDG; encoded by the coding sequence ATGACCAATCCCTCACCCTGGCGTGCAACAGTGCTGACGCTGTTTCCGGAAATGTTTCCGGGGCCGCTCGGCGTGAGCCTCGCCGGCCGGGCGCTGGCCTCCGGCCTCTGGCAGATCGAGGCGCGGGACATCAGGGCCTCCGCCACCGACCGCCACCGCAGTGTCGACGACACCCCGGCCGGCGGCGGGCCGGGCATGGTGCTGCGGGCGGATGTCCTGGCCGCCGCAATCGATGCCGCCGAGATCGCTCCCGATCGCCCGCGCCTGCTGATGAGCCCGCGCGGTCGGCCATTGACCCAGGCCCGTGTCGCCGAGCTTGCCCGGGGCCCCGGCCCGCTGGTCGTCTGCGGACGGTTCGAGGGCATCGACCAGCGGGTGATCGACGGGCGCGGGCTGGAGGAGGTCTCGATCGGCGATTACGTCCTGTCAGGGGGCGAAATCGCCGCGTTAGCGCTGATCGACGCCTGCGTCCGGCTGCTGCCGGGCGTGATGGGCAAGGAAGCCTCGGGAACCGAGGAGAGCTTTTCGGACGGCCTGCTCGAATACCCCCAATACACCCGCCCGCAGCTGTTCGAGGGGGTTCCGATCCCGGAGATCCTGACCTCCGGGGACCACGCCAAGGTCGCCAGCTGGCGGCGGGCGCAATCCGAGGCCCTGACCGCGGCCCGGCGACCTGATTTATGGGCGCAAATCCCGCCGAAAACCCCGAATCGGCCCGGACGCCAAAAAACGCCAAAAAACAAGACAGACGGGTGA
- the rimM gene encoding ribosome maturation factor RimM (Essential for efficient processing of 16S rRNA), whose protein sequence is MSALICVARIGAAHGVRGAVKLWTFTEDPFAVKRYGPLLSKDGRRQFELAQVREARDHLVATFKGIATRDEAERLNGIELYVAREKLPATDEDEYYHADLIGLAAVTTDGDELGRVLAIHNFGAGDIIEIAPLKGATMLLPFTNAVVPEVDLKGGRVVIALPQEIEGDEPSMSRPREGGDP, encoded by the coding sequence ATGTCGGCGCTGATCTGCGTCGCGCGGATCGGCGCCGCGCATGGAGTACGCGGCGCGGTCAAGTTGTGGACCTTCACCGAAGATCCATTTGCCGTGAAGCGCTACGGGCCGCTTCTCTCCAAGGACGGCAGGCGCCAGTTCGAACTGGCGCAGGTCCGCGAAGCCAGGGACCATCTGGTCGCGACGTTCAAGGGCATCGCGACCCGCGATGAGGCGGAGCGCCTCAACGGCATCGAACTCTACGTCGCGCGCGAAAAGCTGCCCGCGACCGATGAGGACGAATATTACCACGCCGATCTGATCGGGCTCGCCGCCGTCACCACGGATGGCGACGAACTCGGCCGCGTGCTCGCGATCCATAATTTCGGCGCTGGCGACATCATCGAGATCGCGCCGCTCAAGGGCGCGACGATGCTGCTGCCGTTCACCAACGCGGTGGTGCCGGAGGTCGACCTCAAGGGCGGCCGCGTCGTGATCGCGCTGCCGCAGGAGATCGAGGGTGACGAGCCCTCCATGAGCCGTCCCCGCGAAGGCGGCGACCCGTAA
- the rpsP gene encoding 30S ribosomal protein S16: MSVVIRLSRAGTKKRPVYHVVVADSRFPRDGRFIERLGYFNPLLPKDNETRLKLDMDKVKAWLAKGAQPSDRVMRFLDAAGVKKREARNNPEKAVPRKERKAQAEAAAKG, from the coding sequence ATGTCCGTCGTTATCCGCCTCTCCCGCGCAGGCACCAAGAAGCGTCCCGTCTATCACGTCGTCGTCGCCGACTCGCGTTTTCCCCGCGATGGCCGCTTCATCGAGCGTCTCGGCTATTTCAATCCGCTGCTGCCGAAGGACAACGAAACCCGCCTGAAGCTCGACATGGACAAGGTCAAGGCCTGGCTCGCCAAGGGTGCGCAGCCGTCGGACCGCGTGATGCGCTTCCTCGATGCCGCCGGCGTCAAGAAGCGTGAAGCGCGCAACAACCCCGAGAAGGCCGTGCCGCGCAAGGAGCGCAAGGCGCAGGCCGAAGCCGCCGCGAAGGGCTGA
- the ffh gene encoding signal recognition particle protein has translation MFDNLSERLGGILDRLTGRGALTEKDVDAAMREVRRALLEADVALEVVRSFTERVREQAIGATVVKSVTPGQMVVKIVHDELINTLGAESQTIDVNSVPPVPIMMVGLQGSGKTTTTAKLARRLVQRDKRKVLMASLDVYRPAAMEQLAVLGRDLDIPTLPIVAGQQPPQIAKRALEAGKLGGYDIVLLDTAGRTTLDEEMMAEAAAIKAAANPHEVLLVADSLTGQDAVNLARSFDQRVGLTGIVLTRVDGDGRGGAALSMRAVTGKPIKLIGTGEKTDALEDFHPDRIAGRILGMGDVVSLVERAAANIDAEKAARTAERMRKGQFDLNDMREQLLQMANMGGISGLMGMMPGIAKMKNQIAAAGIDDKILKRQVAVIDSMTREERRHPDLLKASRKKRIAAGSGQSVEQVNKLLKMHRNMADVMKAMGSGKRGPLAGIAQAMGFGGGMKMPSPEEMKALQEKMQSGGGQGLPSLPKDLPPGLRTGLPNLPGLTGLSGKPTLPGLGGFPGKKK, from the coding sequence TTGTTCGACAATCTGTCGGAACGGCTTGGTGGCATTCTCGATCGTCTGACGGGGCGCGGTGCGCTGACCGAAAAGGACGTCGATGCCGCGATGCGCGAGGTGCGCCGCGCGCTGCTCGAGGCAGACGTCGCGCTCGAAGTCGTACGCAGCTTCACCGAGCGCGTCCGCGAGCAGGCGATCGGCGCCACCGTCGTCAAGTCGGTCACGCCAGGCCAGATGGTGGTCAAGATCGTCCATGACGAGCTGATCAACACGCTCGGTGCCGAAAGCCAGACCATCGACGTCAATTCCGTGCCGCCGGTGCCGATCATGATGGTCGGCCTGCAGGGCTCGGGTAAGACGACCACCACCGCCAAGCTCGCCCGGCGCCTGGTCCAGCGCGACAAGCGCAAGGTGCTGATGGCCTCACTCGACGTCTATCGCCCGGCGGCGATGGAGCAGCTCGCGGTGCTCGGCCGCGATCTCGACATTCCGACGCTGCCGATCGTCGCGGGACAGCAGCCGCCGCAGATTGCGAAGCGCGCGCTGGAGGCCGGCAAGCTCGGCGGCTACGACATCGTGCTACTCGACACCGCCGGCCGCACCACGCTCGACGAAGAGATGATGGCGGAAGCGGCTGCGATCAAAGCCGCAGCCAATCCGCATGAAGTTCTGCTGGTTGCCGATAGCCTCACCGGCCAGGACGCCGTGAATCTGGCGCGCTCGTTCGACCAGCGCGTTGGCCTCACCGGCATCGTGCTGACCCGCGTCGACGGCGACGGTCGCGGCGGCGCCGCGCTGTCGATGCGCGCGGTCACCGGCAAGCCGATCAAGCTGATCGGCACCGGTGAAAAGACCGATGCGCTGGAAGATTTCCACCCTGATCGTATCGCCGGCCGCATCCTCGGCATGGGCGACGTCGTGTCGCTGGTCGAACGCGCTGCCGCCAACATCGACGCCGAGAAGGCCGCGCGCACCGCCGAGCGCATGCGCAAGGGTCAGTTCGACCTCAACGACATGCGCGAGCAGCTGCTGCAGATGGCGAACATGGGCGGCATCAGCGGGTTGATGGGCATGATGCCCGGCATCGCCAAGATGAAGAACCAGATCGCGGCCGCCGGCATCGACGACAAGATCCTGAAGCGCCAGGTCGCGGTGATCGATTCCATGACGCGCGAAGAGCGCCGTCATCCCGATCTGCTCAAGGCCAGCCGCAAGAAGCGCATCGCCGCTGGCTCCGGCCAGAGCGTCGAGCAGGTCAACAAGCTCTTGAAGATGCACCGGAACATGGCCGACGTGATGAAGGCCATGGGCTCGGGCAAGCGCGGCCCGCTCGCCGGCATCGCGCAGGCGATGGGCTTTGGCGGCGGCATGAAGATGCCGTCTCCCGAAGAGATGAAGGCGCTGCAGGAGAAGATGCAGAGCGGCGGCGGACAGGGTCTGCCGAGCCTGCCGAAGGATTTGCCGCCTGGCCTTCGCACCGGCCTGCCGAACCTGCCCGGACTGACCGGGCTGAGCGGCAAGCCGACGCTGCCGGGTCTCGGCGGTTTCCCGGGCAAGAAGAAATGA
- a CDS encoding MBL fold metallo-hydrolase: MKTYDGPVSDHFDGLNFFDPDGVPPKSLGEVLRWQFGGGRERTKWPDWAPSPHADTPPERVDGGKVRLSFVGHASWLIQTGGLNILVDPVWSMRVSPVSFAGPKRHNDPGIAFDELPKIDIVLVSHGHYDHLDIATLSRLAKNFAPRVVTPLGNDVTMRSYDSTIKAEAFDWHERVELGNGIAATLVPTRHWTARGMFDRNRALWASFVLETPAGKIYVVCDSGYGDGRHFRRVAERHGKLRLAILPIGAYEPRWFMRDQHMNPEDAVKAFADCGAEQALGHHHGTFQLTDEAIDAPAKALVEALDAAKIPQERFVAMKPGQVMEI; this comes from the coding sequence ATGAAAACCTATGACGGCCCGGTCTCCGACCATTTCGATGGTCTGAACTTCTTCGATCCGGACGGCGTGCCGCCGAAATCCCTTGGCGAGGTGCTGCGCTGGCAGTTCGGCGGCGGGCGGGAGCGAACGAAATGGCCGGATTGGGCCCCGAGCCCCCACGCCGACACCCCGCCGGAGCGTGTCGACGGCGGCAAGGTGCGACTCTCCTTCGTCGGTCACGCCAGCTGGCTGATCCAGACCGGCGGCCTCAACATCCTCGTCGATCCCGTCTGGTCGATGCGGGTCTCGCCGGTCAGTTTTGCCGGGCCGAAGCGGCACAACGATCCCGGCATCGCCTTTGACGAGCTGCCGAAGATCGACATCGTGCTGGTGTCGCACGGTCACTACGATCATCTCGACATCGCGACGCTGTCGCGGCTCGCCAAGAATTTCGCGCCGCGCGTGGTCACCCCGCTCGGCAATGATGTGACGATGCGGAGCTACGATTCGACGATCAAGGCTGAAGCGTTCGACTGGCACGAACGCGTCGAGCTCGGCAACGGCATCGCCGCGACGCTGGTGCCGACACGGCACTGGACCGCGCGCGGCATGTTCGATCGCAACAGGGCGCTGTGGGCGAGCTTCGTGCTGGAGACGCCGGCCGGGAAAATCTACGTCGTCTGCGATTCCGGCTATGGCGACGGCAGGCATTTTCGCCGCGTCGCCGAGCGGCACGGAAAGCTGCGTCTTGCGATCCTTCCGATCGGCGCCTACGAGCCGCGCTGGTTCATGCGCGACCAGCACATGAACCCGGAGGACGCGGTGAAGGCGTTTGCCGATTGCGGCGCGGAGCAGGCGCTCGGCCATCATCACGGCACGTTCCAGCTGACGGACGAGGCGATCGACGCACCGGCCAAGGCGCTGGTGGAAGCGCTCGACGCTGCGAAGATTCCGCAGGAGCGGTTCGTGGCGATGAAGCCAGGGCAGGTGATGGAGATTTAG
- a CDS encoding SIMPL domain-containing protein, with protein sequence MIKPATLAAIFAAALLASPAFADDFPSAITVSGEATVSAAPDLAQIDAGVANDAKSAKEASDANNAAMGKVLLALKGAGIPEKDYQTSRLSLQPQYAPNRSTGASPVVGFRASNRVTVKIRDVTKVAGVIDTLVSAGANDIGNISFEVTQASKLLDDAREQAVADARRKAEIYAKATGVTLGAPLSVSEGGAPMPLFKGRMAAAPMAAPAAVAPGEETLAVTVNVSWSIKPKEQ encoded by the coding sequence ATGATTAAGCCTGCCACCCTCGCCGCCATCTTCGCCGCCGCGCTGCTGGCATCGCCCGCATTCGCCGATGATTTCCCGTCCGCCATCACCGTCAGTGGCGAGGCGACCGTCTCGGCCGCGCCCGACCTCGCGCAGATCGATGCCGGCGTCGCCAACGACGCCAAGTCGGCGAAGGAAGCTTCCGACGCCAACAACGCTGCGATGGGCAAGGTGCTGCTGGCGCTGAAGGGCGCCGGCATCCCGGAGAAGGATTATCAGACCTCGCGCCTGTCGCTGCAGCCGCAATATGCGCCGAACCGCTCGACCGGCGCCTCGCCCGTGGTCGGCTTCCGCGCCTCCAATCGCGTCACCGTCAAGATCCGCGACGTGACCAAGGTCGCCGGCGTCATCGACACGCTGGTCAGCGCCGGCGCGAACGACATCGGCAACATCTCGTTCGAGGTGACGCAGGCCTCAAAGCTGCTCGACGATGCCCGCGAGCAGGCGGTCGCCGATGCGCGCCGCAAAGCGGAGATCTACGCCAAGGCGACCGGCGTCACGCTGGGCGCGCCGCTCAGTGTGTCCGAGGGCGGCGCTCCAATGCCGCTGTTCAAGGGACGCATGGCCGCAGCCCCGATGGCCGCGCCTGCTGCCGTTGCGCCGGGCGAGGAAACGCTGGCGGTAACGGTGAACGTGAGCTGGTCGATCAAGCCGAAAGAGCAGTAG
- a CDS encoding GyrI-like domain-containing protein, with translation MIGFRRLALAALIPAAALSLGLSGALAQTPSPAPAASASPSPSPPASPSPAASASPAPAATPSPLPSPAASASPSPAAPPPAAAATPAPVQTADPFGQEITLEAKKVVMVKGTANWDSAFDTLVDAFKTLNALLDKQGIKHAGNAMIVYTSTDDTGFTFLAEIPVDQDPKNLTKDMSIGKSPEGKALKFVHRGSYDNMDNTYEAITNHLDDKKLEAKDTFIEEYLTDPLKTAEDKLVINVFVPLK, from the coding sequence ATGATTGGGTTTCGTCGTCTTGCTCTGGCCGCGCTGATCCCGGCAGCGGCCTTGTCGCTTGGCCTGTCCGGCGCCCTCGCGCAGACCCCGAGCCCGGCGCCGGCCGCCTCGGCAAGCCCCTCACCGTCCCCGCCGGCCTCGCCGTCCCCGGCCGCAAGTGCTTCGCCCGCGCCGGCGGCAACGCCGTCTCCGTTGCCTTCCCCTGCGGCCAGCGCCTCACCAAGCCCCGCAGCACCGCCGCCCGCAGCGGCTGCCACTCCGGCCCCGGTGCAGACCGCCGATCCCTTTGGCCAGGAGATCACGCTCGAGGCCAAGAAGGTCGTGATGGTCAAGGGCACCGCCAATTGGGACTCGGCCTTCGACACCCTGGTCGACGCCTTCAAGACGCTGAACGCGCTGCTGGACAAGCAGGGCATCAAGCACGCCGGCAATGCGATGATCGTCTACACCTCGACTGACGACACCGGCTTCACCTTCCTCGCCGAGATCCCGGTCGATCAGGACCCCAAGAACCTGACCAAGGACATGAGCATCGGAAAATCGCCGGAGGGCAAGGCGCTGAAATTCGTCCATCGCGGCTCCTACGACAACATGGACAACACCTATGAGGCGATCACCAATCACCTCGACGACAAGAAGCTGGAAGCCAAGGACACCTTCATCGAGGAGTACCTCACCGACCCCCTCAAGACGGCCGAGGACAAGCTCGTGATCAACGTATTCGTGCCGCTGAAGTGA